From Bifidobacterium longum subsp. longum JCM 1217, one genomic window encodes:
- a CDS encoding response regulator transcription factor, whose translation MSKPIEASIVVVDDEPSIRELLVASLHFAGFEVNTAASGSEAIEVIEKVQPDLIVLDVMLPDIDGFTVTRRIRQEGINAPVLFLTARDDTQDKIMGLTVGGDDYVTKPFSLEEVVARIRAILRRTREQVEDDPIIRVADLEINEDSHDVTRAGQPVDLSPTEYKLLRYLMDNEGRVLSKAQILDHVWQYDWGGDAAIVESYISYLRKKVDGIEVDDGEGGKRKVTPLIETKRGIGYMIREPKN comes from the coding sequence ATGAGTAAGCCTATTGAAGCATCGATTGTTGTTGTCGACGACGAGCCGTCCATCCGAGAACTGCTGGTCGCTTCCCTGCACTTCGCCGGATTCGAGGTAAACACCGCCGCTTCCGGTTCCGAAGCCATTGAGGTTATCGAAAAAGTGCAGCCTGACCTCATCGTGTTGGACGTCATGCTGCCTGACATCGATGGATTCACCGTCACCCGTCGCATCCGCCAGGAAGGCATTAACGCCCCTGTGCTGTTTCTCACCGCTCGTGACGACACCCAAGACAAGATCATGGGCCTGACCGTCGGCGGTGACGATTACGTCACCAAGCCGTTCAGCCTCGAGGAAGTCGTGGCTCGCATCCGCGCCATTCTGCGCCGTACCCGCGAACAGGTGGAAGACGATCCGATTATTCGCGTCGCCGACTTGGAAATCAACGAGGACTCCCACGACGTGACCCGTGCAGGGCAGCCGGTTGACCTGAGCCCTACCGAATACAAGCTGCTGCGCTACCTGATGGACAACGAGGGCCGAGTACTGTCCAAGGCACAGATTCTCGACCATGTCTGGCAATACGACTGGGGCGGCGACGCAGCCATCGTCGAATCGTACATCTCCTACCTGCGCAAGAAAGTCGACGGCATCGAGGTCGACGACGGCGAAGGCGGCAAGCGCAAGGTGACTCCGCTGATCGAAACCAAGCGCGGCATCGGATACATGATTCGCGAACCGAAGAACTAA
- a CDS encoding amidohydrolase family protein → MTTTLFTNAHIATGEPGSTAASTLPLQDILVTDGVFTAFGPGLAQQYEAQGGDLAAIEVVDLGGKLVCPPFCDTHLHLDYVFTARKPGAVNESGTLFEGIQRWSETKSDLTVDEIKQRAKIGIKKEMLHGVQLIRSHADVTDPNLTSLKALLELKEELKDTVTLQIVSFPQEGMYSYEGPHGESGAELVEEGLKMGADCVGGIPHFEQCREFGEHSMHTVVELASKYDKLIDVHCDETDDPNSRYVELLSALAYKAGIGPKVTASHTCSLGSADNAYFFHLTKLLKAAHINFACAPTENLYLQGRQDTFPKRRGITRVKELTEAGVNVSLGQDSMQDPWYPLGNGNMMLILDYVLHLAQMMSFEEIDDALKFLTVNGATTLGLRDMYGLETGKPANFIVLDADSVFNAVYERCSVLRSVRAGRTLFTREETIDTGLALL, encoded by the coding sequence ATGACTACCACACTGTTCACCAACGCACATATCGCCACCGGAGAACCCGGAAGCACGGCTGCAAGCACCCTGCCATTGCAGGACATTCTCGTCACGGATGGCGTGTTCACCGCATTCGGCCCCGGACTCGCGCAACAATATGAGGCTCAGGGTGGTGATCTGGCGGCCATTGAGGTGGTCGATCTGGGCGGCAAACTTGTCTGCCCACCGTTCTGCGATACGCATCTGCACCTTGATTACGTATTCACGGCCCGCAAGCCCGGTGCGGTGAATGAAAGCGGAACCTTGTTTGAGGGCATCCAGCGATGGAGTGAGACCAAGTCCGACTTGACGGTCGACGAGATCAAGCAGCGCGCGAAAATCGGCATTAAGAAAGAAATGCTGCATGGCGTGCAGCTCATTCGATCCCATGCCGATGTGACCGACCCGAACCTGACCTCGTTAAAGGCGCTGCTGGAGCTTAAGGAGGAATTGAAGGATACGGTCACTCTCCAGATCGTCAGCTTCCCGCAGGAGGGCATGTACTCCTACGAGGGCCCGCATGGCGAATCGGGTGCCGAGCTGGTGGAGGAAGGACTCAAGATGGGTGCCGACTGCGTGGGCGGCATCCCCCATTTCGAACAGTGCCGTGAGTTTGGCGAGCATTCCATGCACACGGTAGTTGAGTTGGCTTCGAAATACGACAAGCTCATCGACGTGCATTGCGATGAGACGGATGATCCGAATTCCCGTTACGTGGAGCTGCTTTCGGCGCTGGCATATAAGGCTGGCATTGGCCCGAAGGTCACCGCCAGCCACACCTGTTCGCTGGGATCGGCGGACAACGCCTACTTCTTCCACCTGACCAAGCTGCTTAAGGCGGCGCATATCAACTTCGCCTGCGCCCCCACCGAGAACCTGTATTTGCAGGGCCGTCAGGATACCTTCCCCAAGCGCCGTGGCATCACGCGAGTCAAGGAGCTCACTGAGGCGGGTGTCAATGTGTCATTGGGCCAGGATTCAATGCAGGACCCGTGGTACCCGTTGGGCAATGGCAATATGATGCTCATTCTTGATTATGTGCTGCATTTGGCACAGATGATGAGCTTTGAAGAAATCGACGATGCGTTGAAGTTCCTGACCGTCAACGGTGCCACTACGTTGGGCCTGCGCGATATGTACGGCTTGGAAACGGGCAAGCCAGCAAACTTCATTGTGCTGGACGCCGATAGCGTGTTCAACGCCGTGTATGAGCGCTGCTCGGTATTGCGTTCGGTGCGCGCCGGCCGCACGCTGTTTACCCGCGAGGAGACCATCGACACCGGACTCGCCCTGCTGTAA
- a CDS encoding DUF3027 domain-containing protein, producing MTDTTETIVTPDPHAIARAVLLEVADESDQVGDFVTSYDLEDHVTDFRFAANIRGYEGWQWSVTLYHDEEIDSWTVNESSLIPTEGALMPPKWIPWRDRLEPTDLAPTDSIGTDPDDERIEEGEVEESSLQDVNDAVETFRLTRRHVLTSLGRAQAAKRWYEGPRGPKALSTKTAEGNLCSTCGFFVPLAGELDRMFGVCANKWSPDDGRVVSLDHGCGEHSEIEPPEPSQLWVQSKPAFDDLHIDVVANRPRKQEPAAQDEAEGETDKTGEPAGDDIEAQKTVDGNAVDTEPAEEAAGDGTSQSQSAGDESVAQNASDSVVDVDAADSSDESKSDADDEATEEDILNNTVADDDEDDEMDDEEDNVRPSDDVTPELETVIDLIEQLRQNRADEE from the coding sequence ATGACTGATACCACCGAAACCATCGTGACACCGGACCCTCACGCCATCGCGCGCGCCGTGCTGCTCGAAGTGGCCGACGAGAGCGATCAGGTGGGGGATTTCGTTACCTCATATGATCTTGAGGATCACGTCACTGACTTCCGCTTCGCCGCGAATATCCGTGGCTACGAAGGATGGCAATGGTCGGTGACGCTGTATCACGACGAGGAGATCGACTCCTGGACCGTCAACGAATCCTCCTTGATCCCTACTGAGGGCGCGTTGATGCCGCCCAAGTGGATTCCTTGGAGGGATCGCCTTGAGCCCACGGATCTGGCTCCCACCGATTCGATCGGTACCGATCCGGATGACGAGCGCATCGAGGAAGGCGAAGTCGAGGAATCCTCGCTGCAGGATGTCAACGACGCCGTCGAGACCTTCCGACTGACCCGCCGTCACGTGCTGACCTCGCTGGGCCGCGCGCAGGCTGCCAAGCGCTGGTATGAAGGTCCGCGAGGCCCCAAAGCGTTGAGCACCAAAACCGCCGAAGGCAACCTGTGCTCCACCTGTGGTTTCTTCGTGCCGCTCGCGGGCGAACTCGACCGTATGTTCGGCGTGTGCGCCAACAAGTGGAGTCCGGATGACGGCCGCGTGGTTTCCTTGGACCACGGCTGCGGTGAGCATTCCGAAATCGAACCTCCCGAGCCAAGCCAGCTGTGGGTGCAGTCCAAGCCTGCTTTCGACGATCTGCATATCGACGTGGTGGCCAACCGTCCGCGCAAGCAGGAACCGGCTGCCCAGGACGAGGCCGAAGGCGAAACCGACAAGACAGGCGAGCCTGCCGGTGATGATATCGAAGCACAGAAGACTGTTGACGGGAACGCCGTCGATACTGAGCCCGCTGAGGAGGCGGCAGGCGACGGGACCTCGCAATCCCAGTCTGCCGGTGATGAGTCCGTTGCACAGAACGCATCCGATTCCGTTGTGGATGTTGATGCAGCTGATTCCAGCGACGAGTCCAAGTCTGATGCTGACGACGAGGCCACCGAAGAGGATATCCTCAACAACACCGTTGCCGATGATGATGAGGATGATGAGATGGACGACGAAGAGGATAACGTTCGTCCTTCAGACGATGTGACTCCTGAACTCGAAACCGTCATCGATCTCATTGAGCAGCTGCGCCAGAACAGGGCGGACGAGGAATAA
- a CDS encoding ATP-dependent Clp protease ATP-binding subunit: MFERFTDRARRVIVLAQEEARALQHNYIGTEHLLLGLIREGEGVAAKALASKGVELDATRKQVEEMIGKGNAAPNGHIPFTPHAKQVLEFSLREALQLGHSYIGTEHILLGLIREGEGVGTQVLIKMDVDLGELRSATIDMIRGNSGTGTGDGKGDLANAGGVTDKQNKSGSAILDQFGRNLTAEAAEGKLDPVIGRTNEIERVMVVLSRRTKNNPVLIGEPGVGKTAVVEGLAQKIQAGDVPETLKGKQVYSLDLGSMVAGSRYRGDFEERLKKVLKEIKTRGDIVLFIDEIHTIVGAGSADGALGASDMLKPMLARGELQTIGATTTDEYRKYIEKDAALERRFQPIQVHEPTIAETIEILKGLRSRYENHHHVTITDGALQSAAELSSRYIQDRNLPDKAIDLIDEAGARLRIKRLTAPPELKELDEKIAKIAADKDEAIKGQDFEKAAELRDKQEKLEADRKQKEDSWREGESDVKMVVDEDVIAEVISSTTGIPVFKLTQAESKKLLNMEAELHKRIIGQDEAVSALSRSIRRTRVGLKDPKRPSGSFIFAGPTGVGKTELAKTLAEFLFDDEDALIRVDMSEFSEKYAASRLFGAPPGYVGYEEGGELTEKVRRKPFSVVLFDEIEKAHPDIFNTLLQVLDDGHLTDGQGRKVDFKNTIIILTTNLGTRDIAKAANTGFNLGANNESSYQRMKDQVSSELKQQFRPEFLNRLDDIIVFKQLTEPQVRQIVDLDVKQLNDRLFDRHMSLELTDAAKDLLAQKGFDPLLGARPLRRVIQRDIEDAISEKILMGDLEDGQRVIVDAEGEGILGEFTFKGEEFEEPAAADKPAEDGAATDGETPADATPATEPAESAPADSGDAPQE, translated from the coding sequence ATGTTCGAACGGTTTACCGACCGTGCACGGCGCGTGATCGTGTTGGCGCAGGAAGAGGCGAGGGCCCTTCAGCACAACTACATCGGCACCGAACACCTGCTGCTCGGCCTGATCCGCGAAGGTGAGGGTGTAGCCGCCAAGGCACTCGCCTCGAAGGGCGTGGAGCTGGATGCCACCCGCAAGCAGGTTGAAGAAATGATCGGCAAGGGCAACGCGGCTCCGAACGGGCACATCCCCTTTACTCCGCACGCCAAGCAGGTGTTGGAGTTTTCGCTGCGTGAAGCCCTGCAGCTGGGCCACAGCTACATCGGCACCGAGCACATCCTGCTCGGCCTGATTCGCGAAGGCGAAGGCGTGGGCACCCAGGTGCTCATCAAGATGGACGTCGATCTGGGCGAGTTGCGTAGCGCGACCATCGATATGATTCGCGGCAACTCCGGCACCGGCACCGGTGACGGCAAGGGCGACTTGGCCAACGCCGGCGGCGTGACGGACAAGCAGAACAAGTCCGGTTCCGCCATCCTCGATCAGTTCGGCCGCAACCTGACCGCCGAAGCCGCTGAAGGCAAGCTGGACCCGGTCATCGGCCGTACCAACGAGATTGAGCGTGTTATGGTCGTGCTCTCCCGCCGCACCAAGAACAACCCGGTGCTGATCGGCGAGCCCGGCGTGGGCAAGACCGCTGTGGTCGAAGGCTTGGCCCAGAAGATCCAAGCCGGCGACGTGCCGGAAACCCTGAAGGGCAAGCAGGTCTACTCGCTGGACCTCGGTTCCATGGTGGCCGGCTCCCGCTACCGTGGTGATTTCGAGGAGCGCCTGAAGAAGGTGCTGAAGGAAATCAAGACCCGTGGTGATATCGTGCTGTTCATCGACGAGATCCACACCATCGTGGGCGCCGGCTCGGCTGACGGCGCGCTGGGTGCCTCCGACATGTTGAAGCCGATGCTGGCCCGTGGCGAGCTCCAGACCATTGGTGCCACCACCACCGACGAGTACCGCAAGTACATCGAGAAGGACGCGGCTCTGGAACGCCGTTTCCAGCCGATTCAGGTGCACGAGCCGACCATCGCCGAGACCATCGAGATCCTGAAGGGCCTGCGTTCCCGTTACGAGAACCACCACCACGTGACCATCACCGATGGCGCGCTGCAGTCCGCCGCAGAGCTGTCCAGCCGGTACATCCAGGACCGTAATCTGCCTGACAAGGCCATCGACCTGATCGATGAGGCCGGTGCACGCCTGCGCATCAAGCGCCTGACCGCCCCGCCTGAGCTCAAGGAACTCGACGAGAAGATCGCCAAGATCGCCGCCGACAAGGACGAGGCCATCAAGGGCCAGGACTTCGAGAAGGCCGCCGAACTGCGCGACAAGCAGGAGAAGCTGGAAGCCGATCGCAAGCAGAAGGAAGACTCCTGGCGCGAAGGCGAGTCCGACGTCAAGATGGTCGTGGACGAGGACGTGATCGCCGAGGTCATCAGCTCCACCACCGGTATCCCGGTGTTCAAGCTGACTCAGGCCGAGTCCAAGAAACTGCTCAACATGGAAGCCGAACTGCACAAGCGCATCATCGGCCAGGACGAGGCGGTTTCCGCCCTGTCCCGCTCTATCCGCCGTACTCGCGTGGGTCTGAAGGACCCGAAGCGCCCGTCCGGCTCGTTCATCTTCGCCGGCCCCACCGGCGTCGGCAAGACCGAGCTGGCCAAGACGCTCGCCGAATTCCTGTTCGACGATGAGGACGCGCTGATTCGCGTGGATATGTCCGAGTTCTCCGAGAAGTACGCGGCTTCGCGACTCTTCGGTGCGCCTCCGGGATACGTCGGCTACGAGGAAGGCGGCGAGCTCACCGAAAAGGTGCGCCGCAAGCCGTTCTCCGTGGTGCTGTTCGACGAGATCGAAAAGGCTCATCCGGACATCTTCAACACGTTGCTGCAGGTGCTCGATGACGGCCACCTGACCGACGGTCAGGGCCGCAAGGTGGACTTTAAGAACACCATCATCATCCTGACCACCAACCTCGGTACGCGAGACATCGCCAAGGCCGCCAACACGGGCTTCAACCTAGGTGCCAACAACGAGTCCAGCTACCAGCGCATGAAGGACCAGGTCAGCTCCGAATTGAAGCAGCAGTTCCGCCCGGAGTTCCTGAACCGTCTGGACGACATCATCGTCTTCAAGCAGCTCACCGAGCCGCAGGTGCGCCAGATCGTGGATCTGGACGTCAAGCAGCTCAACGACCGCCTGTTCGACCGTCATATGTCGCTCGAACTCACCGACGCCGCCAAGGACCTGCTCGCGCAGAAGGGCTTCGACCCGCTGCTCGGTGCCCGTCCGCTGCGCCGCGTGATTCAGCGCGACATCGAGGACGCCATCTCCGAGAAGATCCTGATGGGCGATCTCGAAGACGGTCAGCGCGTGATTGTGGATGCGGAAGGCGAGGGTATCCTCGGCGAATTCACCTTCAAGGGTGAGGAGTTCGAGGAGCCGGCCGCCGCCGATAAGCCCGCCGAAGACGGTGCCGCCACTGATGGCGAGACTCCAGCCGACGCCACTCCGGCCACTGAGCCGGCCGAATCCGCTCCCGCCGATTCCGGTGACGCTCCGCAGGAGTAG
- a CDS encoding cold-shock protein gives MPTGRVRWFDAAKGYGFITSEEGKDVFLPAQALPTGVTTLRKGAKVEYSVVDGRRGPQAMDVRLIASAPSLVKATRPKADDMAAICEDLIKMLDAAGNTLRRHRYPSAADSKKLATLLRAVADQFDVQD, from the coding sequence ATGCCCACCGGTCGAGTTCGTTGGTTTGACGCAGCCAAGGGTTATGGCTTCATCACCAGTGAGGAAGGCAAGGACGTGTTCCTGCCGGCTCAGGCCCTACCCACTGGCGTCACCACGTTGCGCAAGGGGGCCAAGGTGGAGTATTCCGTGGTGGACGGCCGTCGTGGGCCGCAGGCCATGGATGTTCGCCTGATCGCCTCCGCTCCCAGCTTGGTCAAGGCCACCCGCCCGAAGGCGGATGACATGGCCGCCATCTGCGAGGACCTCATCAAGATGCTTGATGCGGCCGGCAATACGTTGCGCCGTCACCGTTACCCATCTGCTGCCGACAGCAAAAAGCTGGCCACGTTGCTGCGTGCGGTGGCGGATCAATTCGATGTACAGGACTGA
- a CDS encoding universal stress protein, translating into MSEAATKPDIVVGVDGSDESFAALKWALEEASLTGQSVNAVFGWTHSWDMGSEPDSDEAWAKVRHDIANELRVWVDKAAAGIDFDPANLKLTSVKASGTSALLQIGHDSQQIVVGRRSLSRMARWFMGSLSASLAEAAEVPVTVVRIAGSEDETVTEAIANALTPGDKPVHYTQPQPVVEEARRPVVVGVDGSETSRRAFDFALEEARLHDAPLHVMFCWQLKDLGVIPGYENAVAPVKVGQRRAEEILSELMAKARIPDGVKVSTNAFHIPASKGLIAASRYASHLVVGSRGLSGLDAHFLGSVSRQIVNFAECTVTVVH; encoded by the coding sequence ATGAGTGAAGCTGCAACCAAGCCCGACATCGTTGTCGGTGTGGATGGTTCCGATGAATCCTTTGCCGCGCTGAAGTGGGCGCTTGAGGAGGCCTCGTTAACCGGTCAGAGCGTCAACGCCGTGTTTGGCTGGACGCATTCCTGGGATATGGGGTCCGAACCGGACAGCGACGAGGCCTGGGCCAAGGTCCGCCACGATATTGCCAACGAGCTGCGTGTGTGGGTCGACAAGGCCGCTGCAGGCATCGACTTCGATCCGGCGAATCTGAAGCTCACCTCGGTGAAGGCCTCCGGTACTTCGGCCCTGCTGCAGATCGGCCATGATTCGCAGCAGATCGTGGTCGGCCGCCGCTCGCTGAGCCGTATGGCCCGCTGGTTCATGGGGTCCCTGTCCGCTTCGCTGGCCGAGGCCGCCGAAGTGCCGGTGACCGTGGTGCGCATCGCCGGCAGCGAGGATGAGACCGTGACCGAGGCCATTGCCAACGCCCTGACTCCGGGAGACAAGCCCGTTCACTACACGCAGCCTCAGCCGGTGGTTGAGGAGGCTCGCCGCCCGGTGGTGGTTGGTGTGGATGGTTCCGAGACTTCCCGCCGTGCGTTCGATTTCGCACTGGAAGAAGCACGACTGCACGACGCGCCGCTGCATGTGATGTTCTGCTGGCAGCTCAAGGATTTGGGCGTTATTCCGGGCTATGAGAACGCCGTGGCACCGGTGAAGGTCGGTCAGCGCCGCGCCGAGGAGATTCTCTCTGAGCTGATGGCCAAGGCCCGGATTCCCGATGGCGTCAAGGTCAGCACAAACGCCTTCCATATTCCCGCATCCAAAGGTCTGATCGCGGCCTCGCGGTACGCCAGCCATCTGGTGGTCGGCTCGCGTGGCCTGTCCGGGCTGGACGCGCACTTCCTGGGATCGGTGTCCCGCCAGATCGTGAACTTCGCCGAATGCACGGTGACCGTGGTGCACTGA
- a CDS encoding HAMP domain-containing sensor histidine kinase, with amino-acid sequence MSIPDKQSGGVPPSSTPNAAPNTNPMPAMSPFAAHFQEQRERKKNMLMRHIDRISLSSKLVACTIAVLLIGVSVISFSIRALVNNYMLQKTDTQLSSQSQLVVNNIDLLSKNDSSGPNSYFLQIQYTDGTKDKEGNPLVVTPLMPQMQDGIVSVPILPTYGDTNGITLGQAFTTQAVAKQIITVQSDSADSQNDPANGNSNSSDTITKVLANPTANANHAAIVTARAPWRILPVTFQQNGKDRAVVYIGLSLADQIDTVNTLTRYCIVVGIAVVLLGGSLSTLIIQHTMTPLKRIEKTAAKIAAGDLSQRIPSAPENTEVGSLAASLNSMLTRIESSFHEQEETTDKMKRFVSDASHELRTPLAAIHGYAELYKMQRDMPGALERADESIEHIERSSQRMTVLVEDLLSLARLDEGRGIDMTGTVKLSSLVTDAVDDLHALDPDRAVRRMQISLEPARDLNHPAEFSLAEGDWPEVVLPGDASRLRQVVTNIVGNIHRYTPADSPAEAALGVMPAAIDPRQLARMPASDASMRRFIDAAEVGASMQTGYRYAVLRFVDHGPGVPPESRSKIFERFYTADPSRAREKGGTGLGMAIAQSVVKAHHGFICATGTDGGGLTFTVVLPIEQIAAPEPKQSTGKTKDAKQKTSWFSSERKTQATQPKA; translated from the coding sequence ATGAGTATCCCCGATAAGCAGTCAGGCGGCGTACCGCCGAGCAGCACGCCGAACGCCGCCCCGAACACGAATCCCATGCCTGCAATGTCGCCGTTCGCCGCCCATTTCCAAGAGCAGCGCGAGCGTAAGAAAAACATGCTGATGCGGCATATCGACCGTATCTCGTTGAGCAGCAAGCTGGTGGCCTGCACCATCGCCGTGCTGCTCATCGGCGTGTCGGTGATTTCCTTCTCCATCCGCGCGTTGGTGAACAACTACATGCTGCAGAAAACCGACACCCAGTTAAGCTCGCAAAGCCAACTGGTGGTCAACAATATCGATCTGCTGTCAAAAAATGACTCATCGGGGCCGAACTCGTACTTTCTGCAGATTCAATACACCGACGGAACCAAAGACAAAGAAGGCAATCCTCTGGTCGTGACCCCGCTGATGCCGCAGATGCAGGACGGTATCGTATCGGTGCCGATTCTGCCTACCTATGGCGATACCAATGGCATCACGCTCGGTCAGGCATTCACTACGCAGGCGGTGGCCAAGCAGATCATCACGGTGCAGTCCGACAGTGCGGACAGCCAGAACGATCCGGCCAACGGAAACTCCAATTCCTCTGACACCATCACCAAGGTACTGGCCAACCCCACTGCCAATGCCAACCATGCCGCCATCGTCACGGCGAGGGCACCATGGCGTATTCTGCCGGTGACCTTCCAGCAAAACGGCAAGGACCGTGCCGTGGTGTACATCGGCTTGTCGCTGGCCGACCAAATCGACACCGTCAACACACTCACCCGATACTGCATTGTGGTCGGCATCGCCGTGGTGCTGCTCGGCGGCTCCCTGTCCACGCTGATCATCCAGCACACGATGACGCCGCTGAAGCGCATCGAGAAGACCGCCGCGAAAATTGCAGCCGGCGACCTGAGCCAACGTATTCCTTCCGCGCCGGAAAACACCGAGGTCGGCTCTCTGGCCGCCTCGCTGAATTCCATGCTCACCCGAATAGAATCCAGTTTCCATGAGCAGGAGGAGACCACCGACAAGATGAAACGGTTCGTCTCCGACGCCAGCCATGAGCTGCGCACCCCGTTGGCCGCCATCCATGGCTATGCGGAGCTGTATAAGATGCAGCGCGATATGCCTGGTGCCTTGGAGCGTGCGGACGAGTCCATCGAACATATCGAACGGTCCAGCCAGCGCATGACTGTTCTTGTTGAGGATCTGCTGTCTTTGGCCCGTCTCGATGAGGGGCGCGGCATCGATATGACCGGCACGGTGAAACTCTCGTCGCTGGTCACCGACGCCGTCGACGATTTGCATGCGCTCGACCCGGACCGTGCCGTTCGCCGCATGCAGATTTCCCTCGAACCGGCGCGCGATTTGAACCATCCCGCCGAATTCAGCCTTGCCGAAGGCGATTGGCCTGAGGTCGTACTGCCCGGTGATGCCTCTCGACTGCGCCAGGTGGTGACCAACATCGTGGGCAACATCCACCGCTACACGCCTGCCGATTCGCCCGCTGAAGCCGCGCTCGGTGTGATGCCGGCCGCCATCGATCCAAGACAGCTCGCCCGCATGCCCGCCAGCGACGCGTCAATGCGGCGGTTCATCGACGCTGCCGAAGTAGGTGCCTCGATGCAGACCGGCTATCGATATGCCGTATTGCGTTTCGTGGACCATGGCCCCGGCGTGCCGCCTGAATCGCGCTCGAAGATTTTCGAACGCTTCTACACCGCGGACCCATCCCGTGCCCGCGAAAAGGGCGGTACTGGTTTGGGCATGGCCATCGCGCAATCCGTGGTCAAAGCACATCACGGCTTTATCTGCGCCACCGGCACCGATGGGGGAGGCCTGACCTTCACCGTGGTGCTGCCGATTGAGCAGATCGCCGCTCCTGAGCCCAAGCAGTCCACCGGCAAAACCAAGGACGCCAAACAGAAGACTTCTTGGTTCAGCTCTGAGCGTAAGACTCAGGCGACTCAGCCCAAAGCGTGA
- a CDS encoding TPM domain-containing protein — protein sequence MWITANAYGDNSSDSSDSSSSSTDSGVTITENITDTENLLGSHAAEVTDAIAKTEKETGVHVHLLYLSSFNSQQKPGDWAATVMESMNPKPNTVMLAVASNDGNLVVVVSKNSDKWLLDNKTVDKLSEAAQQPLLENPPSWSGAATAMMDQIVKSKKASTSSSTVIVGIIIMGVVLVALVIIIVVMVVIHRRKEIKKDSKAELQDDIQETPRRARHSRKHE from the coding sequence ATGTGGATAACCGCAAATGCCTATGGGGATAACTCGAGCGACAGCTCTGACAGCTCCAGCAGCAGCACCGACAGCGGCGTGACCATCACCGAGAACATCACGGATACGGAAAATCTCCTGGGCTCCCATGCGGCCGAAGTCACGGATGCCATCGCCAAAACCGAGAAGGAAACCGGTGTACACGTGCATCTGCTGTATCTTTCCAGTTTCAATAGTCAACAGAAACCGGGAGACTGGGCGGCAACCGTGATGGAGTCCATGAATCCCAAGCCGAACACAGTGATGCTTGCCGTGGCCTCGAATGACGGCAACCTGGTGGTCGTCGTGTCCAAGAACTCCGATAAGTGGCTTCTCGATAACAAAACCGTCGATAAGCTATCCGAAGCCGCACAGCAGCCGTTACTGGAAAACCCGCCGAGCTGGTCTGGCGCGGCAACGGCAATGATGGATCAAATCGTGAAATCCAAAAAAGCCTCCACCTCATCGTCCACGGTGATCGTAGGCATAATCATCATGGGTGTGGTATTGGTGGCGCTGGTCATCATCATCGTGGTCATGGTGGTGATTCATCGGCGCAAGGAGATCAAGAAGGATTCCAAGGCCGAACTCCAAGATGACATTCAGGAAACGCCCAGAAGAGCGCGACACTCTAGGAAGCATGAGTAA
- a CDS encoding WXG100 family type VII secretion target, whose product MPQYQVDSERIQSSSAAVATSISQIRQAVGGMYTNLNALQDAWRGSAATQFTAVAEQWRAAQQQMEASLESIQRSLTQASTVYADAEIQASRLFAS is encoded by the coding sequence ATGCCCCAATATCAGGTAGATTCCGAGCGAATCCAATCATCCTCGGCCGCAGTGGCCACTTCGATCTCGCAAATCAGGCAGGCCGTGGGCGGCATGTACACCAATCTCAATGCCTTGCAGGACGCATGGCGAGGTTCGGCGGCCACCCAGTTCACCGCGGTAGCCGAACAGTGGCGTGCGGCCCAACAGCAGATGGAGGCCTCACTCGAGTCCATCCAACGCTCGCTGACGCAAGCCTCCACCGTGTACGCTGACGCCGAAATCCAAGCTTCGCGCCTGTTTGCCAGCTAG